Proteins from one Nitrososphaerales archaeon genomic window:
- a CDS encoding NAD(P)/FAD-dependent oxidoreductase has protein sequence MALSYYDVIVVGGGPAGVSAAKSAAKHGVKTLLIEKYPTIASNKPCGEATSQATFTTAGVPPKPNIVLRKVNAMVYAPNMNFIEIRELGFSINKSMFIQYIAAQAAEAGAHIRVGEEVQGVVRKDSTMLVKTNRGEYSSKVVIGADGYNSTVARSLGIIERSEPIFTLQYVMVNCNLDYPNSARFYLGNEVAPGGYAWIFPKDDHIAGVGIGVRRGVAKTYLDRFVKMHEKELKNAQIIDYRGAIVPIGGMIGQNVVDGAIIVGDAAGHVIPFTGAGIHSSIAAGLVAGEVAAKAVAEGDTSQKRLMEFNIKYEDPWGMRIKRSLKAMRAVEKLSDDELNLLQEILDDQDVLDLANGLNLGRVALKLLKHPILAVKLAKALM, from the coding sequence ATGGCATTAAGTTATTACGATGTTATCGTAGTGGGAGGGGGGCCTGCCGGAGTATCTGCCGCAAAGAGTGCCGCAAAGCATGGAGTTAAGACTTTACTGATCGAGAAGTACCCCACGATCGCATCGAATAAACCGTGTGGTGAAGCGACGAGTCAGGCTACATTCACTACTGCAGGTGTACCCCCTAAGCCGAATATCGTACTCCGTAAGGTGAATGCGATGGTCTATGCTCCAAATATGAATTTTATAGAGATCAGAGAGCTGGGCTTTTCGATAAATAAGTCGATGTTCATTCAGTATATCGCTGCACAGGCTGCTGAAGCTGGTGCCCATATACGTGTTGGAGAGGAGGTTCAAGGGGTCGTTAGAAAGGACTCCACGATGCTCGTAAAGACGAATCGTGGCGAGTATTCCTCAAAGGTTGTGATTGGAGCCGATGGTTATAATTCTACAGTCGCAAGAAGCCTTGGTATTATAGAAAGGTCGGAGCCTATATTTACGTTGCAGTATGTGATGGTGAATTGTAATCTGGATTATCCAAATTCTGCGAGGTTTTATCTCGGTAATGAAGTTGCACCGGGTGGTTACGCGTGGATCTTTCCTAAGGATGACCATATCGCGGGAGTTGGTATAGGTGTAAGAAGGGGTGTTGCAAAGACGTACTTGGATAGATTTGTAAAGATGCATGAAAAGGAGTTGAAGAATGCACAGATCATCGATTATCGAGGCGCAATTGTGCCGATAGGCGGGATGATCGGGCAGAATGTTGTGGATGGTGCGATAATCGTAGGCGATGCGGCTGGGCACGTTATTCCCTTCACAGGTGCAGGGATTCATTCATCGATCGCTGCAGGGCTCGTAGCTGGTGAAGTGGCAGCAAAGGCTGTAGCTGAAGGCGATACTTCCCAAAAGAGGTTGATGGAGTTCAATATAAAGTATGAAGATCCTTGGGGCATGAGAATAAAGAGGAGCTTGAAGGCTATGAGGGCTGTCGAGAAGCTGAGCGATGATGAATTGAATCTGCTTCAAGAGATCCTCGATGATCAAGATGTACTCGATCTGGCAAATGGTCTGAACCTTGGCCGTGTAGCGCTCAAATTACTGAAGCATCCGATTTTGGCTGTAAAGTTGGCTAAAGCTTTGATGTAG
- a CDS encoding slipin family protein gives MFESFTSLGLQLGTILPLAILIIIILSIILPMSIKIVKEYERIVVFRMGRLMGAKGPGLQFVIPFIDRVKFVDLRLITMDVPKQRIITRDNVSVDVDAVVYFRVADPISAVVKVMDYIAAASLLSQTTLRDVIGQVEFDDLLSKRDELNKRIQTILDEVTEAWGVKVTAVALKDAVLPEEMQRAIAKQAEAEREKRSRIIMAEGERLAAEKMAEAAVFYAQNPSAMRLRELQTWTEISREKNLIVVTEGGGTSLGTLLGIVREIAQQKTK, from the coding sequence ATGTTCGAATCATTTACATCGCTTGGACTTCAACTGGGTACTATACTACCATTAGCCATCCTCATCATCATAATTCTATCGATCATACTACCGATGTCGATCAAGATCGTCAAAGAATACGAGAGGATCGTGGTATTCAGGATGGGGAGGCTCATGGGTGCAAAAGGCCCTGGTCTTCAATTCGTTATACCATTCATCGATAGGGTAAAGTTTGTAGATCTCAGATTGATCACCATGGACGTCCCTAAGCAGAGGATCATCACTCGAGATAACGTTTCGGTAGATGTCGATGCGGTAGTATACTTTAGAGTAGCCGATCCTATAAGTGCGGTGGTGAAGGTGATGGATTATATTGCAGCCGCAAGTCTACTATCACAGACGACGTTGAGAGATGTGATAGGGCAGGTGGAGTTCGATGATCTACTTTCAAAACGTGATGAATTGAATAAAAGAATTCAGACGATATTGGATGAAGTTACAGAGGCTTGGGGGGTTAAGGTCACGGCGGTAGCCCTTAAGGATGCTGTACTCCCTGAAGAGATGCAGAGGGCCATAGCGAAGCAGGCCGAGGCAGAGAGGGAGAAGAGGAGTAGAATCATAATGGCTGAGGGTGAACGTTTAGCGGCGGAGAAGATGGCTGAAGCGGCCGTCTTCTATGCGCAGAACCCATCGGCGATGAGGTTAAGAGAATTACAGACCTGGACCGAGATTTCACGTGAAAAGAACTTGATAGTCGTTACAGAAGGCGGAGGGACATCACTCGGCACATTGTTGGGAATCGTTCGTGAAATTGCTCAACAGAAGACTAAGTGA
- a CDS encoding nodulation protein NfeD, giving the protein MEVKDFISPAVAEHVESAIHYVSSRPSFTAIIITLDTYGGAADSMDKIIEHIQASPVPVIGFVYPAGRKALSAGVFILMATDLAAMAPYTTIGSSQPVMGTTPINDTKIINAYVKKIEVLAQLHGRNITQAKRFITHNDNLSPEEALNRNVIELVAGTIEDLLNKADGMKVRTLKGEKVLDTKNARVEVYDPSIRVQILKVLSDPIISSILIGVGFLALILGLSSPGWGAEVLGVILLLLGLVGQGLNVNLTAIALMAIGAALLLFEIYTPGFGIIGLGGIITLGIGMALMITQPALPSLIAPTYVDIFIKTVALVISAFGIFFAFILYKIIEVRKRKGVFEPYPKGEGRAIDDLGPTTIGYVIVEGEYWKAKSKIPIKSGTKVRVVGVEDKVLVVEPVQ; this is encoded by the coding sequence GTGGAAGTAAAAGATTTTATATCGCCAGCAGTGGCGGAGCATGTAGAATCTGCAATTCATTACGTTAGCTCTAGACCGAGTTTCACCGCTATCATCATCACATTAGATACGTATGGAGGGGCTGCAGACTCGATGGATAAGATCATCGAGCATATACAGGCCTCACCAGTACCTGTAATCGGATTCGTATACCCTGCTGGTAGGAAGGCTCTATCGGCGGGTGTCTTTATCCTGATGGCTACAGATCTCGCAGCTATGGCGCCATACACGACTATAGGCTCATCACAACCGGTCATGGGCACAACACCGATCAACGATACCAAGATCATCAATGCATATGTAAAGAAGATCGAAGTGCTCGCCCAACTTCACGGTAGAAACATTACTCAGGCCAAGCGCTTCATCACCCACAATGATAATTTATCGCCAGAAGAGGCCCTGAATAGGAATGTCATCGAGTTGGTAGCTGGGACGATCGAAGATCTATTAAATAAGGCGGATGGGATGAAGGTGCGTACGTTGAAGGGTGAGAAGGTTTTAGATACCAAGAATGCACGTGTAGAAGTTTATGATCCGAGTATAAGAGTTCAGATTCTAAAGGTACTATCAGACCCTATAATCTCCAGCATCCTGATAGGTGTTGGATTCCTTGCACTGATCTTGGGGCTTTCATCGCCGGGATGGGGGGCGGAGGTTCTAGGAGTAATCCTTTTACTGTTGGGCCTCGTAGGCCAAGGATTGAATGTGAATCTTACAGCTATCGCATTGATGGCGATCGGTGCAGCATTACTCTTATTCGAGATCTATACCCCAGGGTTTGGGATCATAGGCTTAGGAGGTATAATTACATTAGGTATCGGAATGGCGTTGATGATCACCCAACCAGCCCTTCCATCGCTCATAGCTCCCACGTATGTAGATATCTTCATAAAGACGGTCGCGCTGGTTATATCTGCTTTTGGTATATTCTTCGCATTCATACTCTATAAGATCATAGAAGTGAGGAAGAGAAAGGGTGTGTTCGAACCTTATCCAAAGGGTGAAGGGAGGGCTATCGACGATCTTGGGCCGACTACGATAGGTTACGTTATAGTCGAAGGTGAATATTGGAAGGCGAAGTCAAAGATCCCGATAAAGTCGGGTACAAAGGTAAGAGTGGTAGGTGTGGAAGATAAGGTTTTGGTTGTAGAGCCCGTTCAATAG
- a CDS encoding DUF1847 domain-containing protein — MKVSKDITPMCAKCGVYKCRNPEMNVDYPAFCPHENYADVRRETIREGWMGGDENKMINRACEDVLRDGRDKDGDYKWCRIKELIEFSKRMGYKKLGLAFCVGLRDEARILVDILEKNGFEVVSIACMAGAPTRNEVGYESYPSASSVICNPIMQAEVLNREGTELNIMLGLCIGHDILFIKYSKAYVTPLAVKDRILAHNPLGALYMSQGYYRKKLYP; from the coding sequence ATGAAAGTTTCAAAGGATATTACACCGATGTGTGCAAAGTGTGGAGTGTACAAATGTCGCAACCCTGAAATGAACGTCGATTATCCAGCATTTTGTCCACATGAAAATTACGCAGATGTGAGAAGGGAAACGATAAGGGAGGGTTGGATGGGTGGGGATGAGAATAAAATGATCAACCGAGCGTGTGAAGATGTGTTAAGGGATGGCAGAGATAAAGATGGGGATTATAAGTGGTGCCGAATCAAGGAGCTCATCGAATTCAGTAAGAGGATGGGTTATAAGAAGCTCGGCCTGGCCTTCTGCGTAGGCTTAAGGGATGAGGCAAGGATTCTCGTAGATATATTAGAGAAGAATGGGTTCGAAGTAGTTTCGATAGCTTGTATGGCAGGTGCTCCAACTCGCAATGAAGTGGGTTATGAAAGCTATCCTTCTGCCAGTAGTGTCATTTGCAATCCGATCATGCAGGCAGAAGTGCTCAATAGAGAAGGTACAGAGCTTAATATAATGCTGGGGCTCTGTATTGGGCATGATATACTCTTCATCAAATATTCAAAAGCTTACGTAACACCATTGGCTGTAAAGGATAGAATCCTAGCGCACAATCCCTTAGGAGCCCTTTATATGAGCCAAGGTTACTATCGGAAGAAGTTGTATCCGTAG
- a CDS encoding HEPN domain-containing protein, whose product MKLFKIANSYLRQAEARLNDAKDALLEGNYPYAVRLSQECVELSLKATLKIVGIEYPKVHDVSDILLEVKERFPEWFKVELDFLCYSSKVLAKKRELSFYGGEEALLSPDEVIDKKDAEDAVSRAERTYRLCKRLSEEIKIKKD is encoded by the coding sequence TTGAAGTTATTTAAAATTGCTAACTCATACCTTCGTCAGGCGGAAGCCCGATTGAATGATGCAAAGGATGCGCTCTTAGAAGGGAATTATCCGTACGCTGTGAGATTGAGCCAAGAATGTGTAGAGTTATCATTGAAAGCAACTTTAAAGATTGTAGGGATTGAGTATCCGAAAGTTCACGATGTTTCCGATATTCTTCTTGAGGTTAAAGAAAGGTTCCCAGAATGGTTTAAGGTTGAGTTGGATTTTCTATGTTACTCATCAAAAGTCTTGGCTAAGAAGAGAGAGTTGAGCTTTTATGGAGGTGAAGAGGCATTGCTATCGCCAGATGAAGTAATAGATAAGAAAGATGCCGAAGATGCTGTATCGAGGGCGGAGCGTACATACCGATTATGTAAAAGATTGAGTGAAGAGATTAAGATAAAAAAAGATTAG
- a CDS encoding nucleotidyltransferase domain-containing protein: MWIPSWLGECYSKLYLKFKLNLFTFNEAKEFLSWDDNKLSVAFSKLHSKRFLLIFSRKKPRLYRLLDPNNMIFLASGSVKNFDKIILESHLKLILDCLREVLNVIDLESFAVYGSVARGTASNISDVDILLISDSFRGSLALRIEELCKVEYLMRDELKWLRDRNIYTSLSFYPLRKDEAERLPLLFLDMVEDSVILYDKDRFLEGLLLNLHAKLLKVGAKRLFINRDRWYWDLKPDYKLGEVVEVI, from the coding sequence GTGTGGATTCCATCCTGGCTCGGTGAGTGTTATTCAAAGCTTTACTTAAAGTTTAAGCTCAATCTATTCACATTTAATGAGGCTAAAGAGTTTTTATCATGGGATGATAATAAGTTATCCGTAGCCTTTAGTAAACTCCATTCTAAGAGATTTTTATTAATTTTCAGTCGTAAAAAGCCTAGGCTCTATAGACTTTTAGATCCTAACAATATGATCTTTTTAGCCTCAGGATCTGTCAAGAATTTCGATAAAATCATCTTAGAGAGTCATTTAAAACTTATATTGGATTGTCTACGTGAAGTCCTTAATGTTATAGATTTAGAATCCTTTGCTGTATATGGTTCTGTAGCTCGAGGTACAGCATCCAATATTAGTGATGTAGATATTCTCTTAATATCTGATTCATTCCGTGGTAGCTTAGCGTTGAGAATAGAAGAGTTATGTAAAGTTGAATATTTAATGAGGGATGAATTAAAGTGGCTTAGAGATCGTAACATTTATACGAGTTTGAGCTTTTATCCCCTAAGAAAGGATGAGGCTGAAAGGTTGCCATTATTATTTTTAGATATGGTGGAGGATTCTGTAATACTTTACGATAAAGATCGATTCTTAGAAGGTCTATTACTAAATTTACACGCAAAGCTCTTAAAGGTCGGTGCAAAAAGATTATTTATCAATAGAGATCGTTGGTATTGGGATTTAAAGCCTGATTATAAATTGGGAGAAGTGGTTGAAGTTATTTAA
- a CDS encoding helix-turn-helix domain-containing protein: protein MPAEVETRIMLPILRATVAKRLMTEQRMTQQQVAKILGLTQAAISNYIRNVRGLTFGLEDSEGIKVATSYIVEKLLEGTDRRTIIYAFNDAVRYIKRNKILCHLHKRLEPEVDVDNCRICCELM from the coding sequence TTGCCCGCAGAAGTGGAGACACGTATAATGCTTCCAATACTAAGAGCTACTGTAGCAAAGCGATTGATGACCGAGCAACGTATGACCCAGCAACAGGTAGCGAAGATACTCGGATTGACACAGGCAGCAATAAGTAACTATATACGAAATGTGAGGGGGTTGACCTTTGGATTGGAAGATTCTGAAGGTATCAAGGTTGCAACATCATACATCGTAGAAAAACTTTTAGAAGGTACAGATCGGCGCACCATCATATATGCCTTCAACGATGCGGTTCGCTATATCAAGCGTAATAAGATCCTTTGCCACCTTCATAAAAGGCTCGAACCGGAAGTCGATGTAGATAATTGTAGGATATGTTGTGAATTGATGTAG
- a CDS encoding 2TM domain-containing protein, which produces MKALREIRMEKARRAFTVHLMVYIIVNIMLITINLMYTPETIWFFYPLLGWGIGIAIHYYAGVVHLPKELEEEEALAERRARK; this is translated from the coding sequence TTGAAGGCCTTAAGAGAGATAAGAATGGAGAAGGCGAGAAGGGCGTTTACTGTTCATCTCATGGTTTATATAATTGTTAACATCATGCTCATCACCATCAATCTAATGTATACACCTGAAACAATTTGGTTCTTCTATCCCTTATTGGGATGGGGTATAGGGATTGCCATCCATTATTATGCAGGAGTCGTCCACCTTCCTAAAGAATTGGAAGAGGAAGAAGCGTTAGCCGAAAGACGAGCGAGAAAGTAG